One Phalacrocorax aristotelis chromosome 10, bGulAri2.1, whole genome shotgun sequence genomic region harbors:
- the NTHL1 gene encoding endonuclease III-like protein 1 isoform X2, which translates to MCAALPAAGGGGRAAARRLGRARGAAGASQVHSTASVPRHSRRRKSIAIAYDAGQGDGVEQATSEPQRPRWEPRDWRLQLERIREMRRNRDAPVDEMGVEKCYDSSAPPQVMRYQVLLSLMLSSQTKDQVTSAAMLRLRQHGLTVDTILQMDDATLGQIIYPVGFWRNKVKYIKQTTAILKQKYGGDIPRTVEELVQLPGVGPKMAHLAMNIAWDSVSGIGEPPLLLHLPGPAGPWRKPVQGAVPGAL; encoded by the exons ATGTGCGcggccctccccgccgccgggggcggggggcgggcggcggcccgGCGGCTCGGTAGGGCCCGGGGGGCGGCCGGAG CGAGCCAGGTCCACAGCACAGCCAGCGTCCCGAGgcacagcaggaggaggaagagcatcGCCATTGCCTACGATGCTGGGCAGGGGGATGGTGTGGAGCAGGCGACGTCTGAGCCCCAGAGACCACGCTGGGAGCCGCGGGACTGGCGGCTGCAGCTGGAGCGCATCCGGGAGATGAGGAGGAACAGAGACGCTCCCGTCGATGAGATGGGAGTGGAGAAGTGTTATGACAGCAGCGCACCTCCACAG GTTATGCGCTACCAAGTTCTGCTGTCGCTGATGCTTTCCAGCCAGACCAAGGACCAAGTGACATCAGCCGCCATGCTGCGCCTGAGGCAGCATGGCCTCACGGTCGACACTATTTTGCAGATGGATGATGCGACGCTTGGGCAGATCATTTACCCTGTAGGATTCTGGAGG AACAAGGTGAAGTACATAAAGCAGACAACAGCCATCCTGAAGCAGAAGTACGGGGGCGACATACCGAGAactgtggaggagctggtgcAGCTGCCAGGAGTTGGGCCCAAAATGGCCCACCTTGCCATGAACATTGCCTGGGACAGTGTGTCCGGGATAG GTGAGCCTCCCCTCCTGCTTCACCTGCCTGGTCCTGCCGGCCCCTGGAGGAAGCCCGTGCAGGGTGCTGTACCTGGTGCGCTGTGA
- the NTHL1 gene encoding endonuclease III-like protein 1 isoform X1, whose amino-acid sequence MCAALPAAGGGGRAAARRLGRARGAAGASQVHSTASVPRHSRRRKSIAIAYDAGQGDGVEQATSEPQRPRWEPRDWRLQLERIREMRRNRDAPVDEMGVEKCYDSSAPPQVMRYQVLLSLMLSSQTKDQVTSAAMLRLRQHGLTVDTILQMDDATLGQIIYPVGFWRNKVKYIKQTTAILKQKYGGDIPRTVEELVQLPGVGPKMAHLAMNIAWDSVSGIAVDTHVHRITNRLKWVKKETRYPEETRVALEDWLPRDLWREINWLFVGFGQQTCLPVNPRCNECLNQDICPAAKTR is encoded by the exons ATGTGCGcggccctccccgccgccgggggcggggggcgggcggcggcccgGCGGCTCGGTAGGGCCCGGGGGGCGGCCGGAG CGAGCCAGGTCCACAGCACAGCCAGCGTCCCGAGgcacagcaggaggaggaagagcatcGCCATTGCCTACGATGCTGGGCAGGGGGATGGTGTGGAGCAGGCGACGTCTGAGCCCCAGAGACCACGCTGGGAGCCGCGGGACTGGCGGCTGCAGCTGGAGCGCATCCGGGAGATGAGGAGGAACAGAGACGCTCCCGTCGATGAGATGGGAGTGGAGAAGTGTTATGACAGCAGCGCACCTCCACAG GTTATGCGCTACCAAGTTCTGCTGTCGCTGATGCTTTCCAGCCAGACCAAGGACCAAGTGACATCAGCCGCCATGCTGCGCCTGAGGCAGCATGGCCTCACGGTCGACACTATTTTGCAGATGGATGATGCGACGCTTGGGCAGATCATTTACCCTGTAGGATTCTGGAGG AACAAGGTGAAGTACATAAAGCAGACAACAGCCATCCTGAAGCAGAAGTACGGGGGCGACATACCGAGAactgtggaggagctggtgcAGCTGCCAGGAGTTGGGCCCAAAATGGCCCACCTTGCCATGAACATTGCCTGGGACAGTGTGTCCGGGATAG CTGTGGACACCCACGTGCACAGGATCACAAACAGGCTGAAGTGGGTGAAGAAGGAGACCCGATACCCCGAGGAAACTCGGGTAGCACTGGAGGACTGGCTGCCCAG GGATCTTTGGAGGGAGATAAACTGGCTCTTCGTGGGCTTCGGCCAGCAGACCTGCCTGCCTGTGAATCCTCGCTGCAATGAGTGCCTCAATCAAGACATTTGCCCAGCTGCTAAGACACGCTGA